The genomic DNA tctcaatgaagtctccaacatgaatttgatgggcagttccaattgcagaaaagtgctaaagtattttaatatgactagcccatctaagctgtttgcaactattatgattctcatatacctttaagcttcaagacttcttgtttaatccattttatagcactgatagcagcagggatcagagcctgcgttaggtcggattggtggaacattgccgttttcttttgtagtacagtatctaaaatgaggaagaaaataatatttggagcagcatgagtttaaaaatacccctaaatactaactaataccttgaatacataccggtaatgcattttatctgatgtactaaatgagcgtatatagGTATGCTTATTGCATgcactacagtccagcagtgtttgcataccattactagactatatctacactaaattttgatatatcacagtctgaaatgtcctatgacagtataATTATGGACTATAGCAGTACCggtatagactatattttaaaacatcaactgtttgtctacaacttgatttctcacctctcaatcgtttccaatgttacctttctttccactccggcataacttatcattgcttcccaggttcttgtcgactctatgaatttagatttagaccaaccgacagtagtaaaattgaataatttcttctctttcacacaatcgtgcattacagaaacagccattcatttctatttccaaatatgctgtggcctatatagtagtataagtctgctgaatagtcaagaagagtcattaaattaatcataaacatttcatgcaagccagaaaatattgttgtttgtgacatatcacagtattattctaggtctagccttccttggagttaccgctccgtacctatttaacaacgtcttatgagctagtgctcaactaatatttctatttatggtaaggatatacaagtgtctCTTTCAGACCGACGGGATTcataagaatatattttaagtCTGTCGCGTCGGCCGGGAATGTATTCATATGAATACCAAGATTGTATTATTCCTATTTCATTCGCGGAATGTGTGATTTATCTACGAGTTGTAGATCTACGGAATGTGTGATTTATCTACGGGGTGATATATGAATAAATGTGGTATGCTTAGTTGACCGACACGAAATTGCCGACAATTCCTCCAGTTACACTTGGCCCAGGCATGGGTGAACATGCGATGTCGGCATGATTTTTGTGTTCCCCTCGACCTATGACTATCAGATTAAAGGCAAATGTGATTATAATTTAGATGTGAATGACTGATACTATTACATTTTAGTTATGGTGGCATATTGTAGAAAATACCATATTTAATTTTGAGAGTATGACGTAATGATTACGTCAAAATTATACCATTGGGGAACACTTTGTGATTATCTTGAAAAACGCACAGCTGAGTGTAGTTTACTTGGTGTTGTGCAATGTTGAAGAAATATGTTTACGACGTGTTGTGCAATGCGGTAGATAAACGCTGCTCTCTCTGTGATAATAAAGAAATAGAACACTTTTTGATTATCTTGAAAAACGCACAGCTGGGTGTAGTTTACTTCGTGTTGTGCAATGTTGAAGAAATACGCTTACGACGTGTTGTGCAATGCGGTAGATAAACGCTGCTCTCTTTGTGATAAtaaagaaatagaaaaaaatcagGAAAGAAAGAAGAACGTAGAATCGGCTTATAAAAACTAGTGTTCCCATTGTTatcacaaaaattgaaataacgcATATCTCGaggacaaaataattttataatcttCAATTTTGGTCAATATAATATAGTTAACGATTGGTGTATCTGATTCACGCAAGTTCGATTCATTTATTTTGCGAATTCTTTAGACAGGGTTTTATTGGGAACACTGCGGGCATCAAGCGCTTTACGACCTGCTGATGAGGGCATTTTCTCTAATCAATACTTTTTACTTCTTTCTGCTTTGAGCAAGGTTAGtcgcataaaaatatatctgttGTACCAAAtctgttgtattaaaatggaggAAGAGTTTCAGAAATATGAAGCAGAAATTAACATTGGGAGTGAGAGCGTGGAAGATACTTCAAGTGAAGACGAGGAATCTCATTATATTTATGATGACCTTCTGGGTGAGTGAaaacataatacttcttttatcaatcaATTCCAACCTAAAAGCCGGATGGCATATATATAgtaattttatctatttttcaaaattgagacTATAATAAGAGTTAGAACTTGATGTTTAAACCAGACacgggcaaagtacggcccgcgggccaaattcggcccgttgggtaattcaatcttgCCGCCTAATGCTGCTGCCTCAACCAatctgaaatcaaattttgatgttttagctaatataactcaaggaatttgctGACGATTGCCACTAATTCGAGTTTGGCCAGAACTTATTgctttccacctttgctttgtaatacTATAAATatcgttcataaaatgtaactttttacgtcacattttTATGGCCCTaagtcaggggttctcaacccaTTTTTCTGTTAAGTACCCCCTGAGTCACAAAACATTCAATGCGAACCCCCAAAATCACAAAACAATCAAAGCGAACCCCTTATCCTCCACCCAACTAATCAATTCTAATAAAGCCGCGCATTTCACATTGtggcgtcacaatcacaacaacgctaCATCAAGGAAAAAATACGCTGAGTTTCAATTGGCATGCATTTTCATCTTGTGGTTACCTAGTTTTCCTTTGTTagttaaaagaaaaaaaacacgcaaaaactcgactgccatccaagtacccctggaaatcgtctcatgaacccctgggggttcgcgaaccccaggttgagaacccctgccctaAGTAGACGAAATTTTTGGCTCTTTGTTTAAAAACTGTGCCCACCTCTGCTTTAAAACTTACTTGAGGTTTTGCTCGCTCCCTCAATTCtataataagttttatttattttctttttatcaatcatttcatCATCTATTGCTGATTACGtagttgaaataaacttatacttatattctAGGGCCAAGAGGTTCACCTTCAGTTCAGCCGTCTTTTTCATCTGTATACACCACCCCAATCTCGATGGGACCAGCAATAAATTTGGGATTGGATTTATTTGCTCAGCCATTTTCATCGGACTCAGATGAAGAGTTGAGTCAGTTTACAACACTCCAACCCATTCGGCCTGCATCCTATGCATATGTGGAACAGCAACAGAGCCCACAGCTGCAATTCAATTATCCCACAAtccagacttcttcagacattcCTTCAACATCCACGACTACACCACGTGTAGGAAGGCCCCCTTCGAGAAGATGGCGCCGTGGTCGTCCTAGGATGTCTAGAAGTCCTCAATATCAACAAACCTCACTGATCCAAATACGCCGTGGTCGTCCTAGGATGTCTAGAAGTCCTCAATATCAACAAACCTCACCGATCCAAATATCACCAGCCACAACGCCAACCCATCCAGTTTCAAGTCCATTGCCATCTACCCCAAGATCTTCAGTTTGGGATGAAAATGAATCCGAACATCCTCCACAACCTATTCCATTCACAGGTCAGTCTCGGCATCACCTGAAAGGTGACCAATCTCTCCATTATCggttctatttcaatttttggataATGATTTTTGGGATAACATCACATCCCAAACCAACTTGTATGCGGAACAAGAGAAGCAAAGAATTGGAGATAGTGCGACCCCACGAAGTTATGTCAGTGAATGGAAACCAGTAACAGTGGCTGAAATAAAAGTCTTCCTTGGCATCATATCAAGATCGCAACAGGAAAAGTTAGTGATGAGTCCAACACCACATATGCGGTTGTGATGCATCTCATGAGGAATTATCTAGGTGTCGGACATGAAGTGTATACTGATAGATACTATACATCACCCCAACTGTTGCTGAGTTGTACAGACAAAAAACTGTCGCGGTCGGTACATGCCGAATTGATAGGCGTGGCCTACCAAGAAGTACGATTCAAAAAAAACTCGAAAAAGGGGGGATAGTTTCTTCCAGAAAAGGCTCACTGCTTGTTTTGAAGTGGAAAGACAAGCGTGATGTACTTATGCTTTCCACAAAACATATAAGCGACACTAAAACAGTTCAAGTTCGTGGGCCTGGGGGATACAAAGATAAAGTGAAGCCTGTCGTTGTTCAGGATTATAATGACAACATGGCTGGTGTTGATAAGTCTGACCAGATGTTGTCTTACTACAGTTTTGAGAGAAAAACCAAAAAATGGTGGAAGAAACTTTTTTTCCATCTTTTTAATCTCACTGTTGTGAACTCTCACAAACTTTATACTATGGCGGCTCAAACAAACGACGATTTGAAGAGACTGAATCTTCTAGAATATGTTGAGGAAATAGTCAATAAGCTCACTTGTGAAGCTCATTCTGTAACAACAAGCCAAAGCCATCAAGTTGCGTCACACATCAGGCTATCCGGGCGCCACTTTCCAAAATTGAATGCTGCTAGTGCTGGAAGACATCATGTTCAAAGAAGTTGCCATGTTTGTAGTAAGAAAGATAGATCGAAGAGAAAAGAAGAGGGAGCTGGTCCCAGCACTAAAAACAGGAATTGGACTCACTATCATCGCCCCATCTGCATCGTGTTCTTACATGTCGATCCGTGCTTCGAATTGTACCACACAATGGTGGAATACGACAAATAGGAAAGCGTTTGCATATAGATTTCTTCATTTTACgttttttcatatattatcTGTTTGTATATATTGGATTTCTCATATTTTAGCAGTGTTGTTTTTTGTATGCCCCCTTTTTTTAATTCCTCTTATTCAAAACACTGTTCAATACATCATTACACTGCTCATATTTGAAAGCTGTTAGTTTATTTCCGGTGTACGTTTTCTGcattatgtttttgtttcatacaagtttatataatttttcattctatgtttttcatattcaaaaaatttttcattccatatttcttcatattcaaaaCATCCACTACACTGTTAGTATTCCAAAGCTGTGTCACTTTATATgttcatattaaaaaatttgcttGAAACACAATTGTCTTTGATAATTCAGAAGGGGGGAGGGGATAATTCTGAGCTGGGTTCGTCGAAGaaatcttgaattttttttcaaacctGGAGTAGGCAGCACAACACGATTGGTTCTTAGGCTCTACATCTGGGTAGACTAAATTATCTTATAATCTAACAAGCATAAAATTAATgggcctataatttaattataattagaaaaatggcaacaaaacgcagaaaagttgatgataAGGGTTCAATGGCACCGAAAATACTCTAATGGaactttttgagatgcaatgtaatgaggaaataaatctatatttatttgagagctgtatcactgcttggtttttattataaaaagtaacaTCCATCCGTTCAGTTTTCAACTTTGTACTAAAAATatatgcggcccgccaatgacttgcaacccttaattttggcccgcgaccGACAAAAGTTTGCTGACCCCTACTCTACATCTTCAGGGGTCAACATTGTTGTTTATTACATCTTCAGGGGTCAACATTGTTGTTTATCGGCCGCAACAGTAtcataaatactgaaataacatAGCCTCTCACTGGCGGCAAAAAGCATCGACACCCCCATGTTGAACAATCAATATCTCATGAATGGTCGAAACTAGAATTTTTATGAAACTTTCTATGAAAAGTATTAGTTTATATCTTCAATTGGACGGATTTTCACAGCTGTAAGTTGAATATTGGCGTCTTGAGAATTTCAGATAAATACTGCGGTTTTTGCTTCTCAAAGCCAAAAAATCGTTTTCTGCCCCTGTTCAAGCAGTAATTTCTCCAATACGgttcaaaataatttgtttctgCGAGTTTGCCTCTGCAGAATCAATCATGAACTACAAACTAACCAAATATTAACCGTATGCGCCCATCCAATATTGCACAAGTAATTTTGTAAGAGCGACACTTTTTGAAGCCGCGAAAAcgtaactttttattttacaaaatcacGTTGAGTTTGAGCTCTACCCAAAGACGTCTCACGCGCTCGGTCGCCATCTCGAGGGTGGATTATTGTAGATAATGATTTTCTGCGCTCAGGGATAATTTCACTAAGTTTATGGGGTAGATGTTACGGATTTTGTGggtgtttaaatattttgaaattttggaatttatcCGGCAGCTTGCAGCTATTTAGGCTCATTATCTCCGGTCTGAAAGAgttaatatcttacctatacttttcaacacctccttagaataact from Styela clava chromosome 12, kaStyClav1.hap1.2, whole genome shotgun sequence includes the following:
- the LOC144430417 gene encoding uncharacterized protein LOC144430417, encoding MEEEFQKYEAEINIGSESVEDTSSEDEESHYIYDDLLGPRGSPSVQPSFSSVYTTPISMGPAINLGLDLFAQPFSSDSDEELSQFTTLQPIRPASYAYVEQQQSPQLQFNYPTIQTSSDIPSTSTTTPRVGRPPSRRWRRGRPRMSRSPQYQQTSLIQIRRGRPRMSRSPQYQQTSPIQISPATTPTHPVSSPLPSTPRSSVWDENESEHPPQPIPFTGQSRHHLKGDQSLHYRFYFNFWIMIFGITSHPKPTCMRNKRSKELEIVRPHEVMSVNGNQ